The genomic DNA tttttctttaaaagtctGGAGGAAATTTAGtcattaaaaagaatttaaattacaATTAGAGCACCACTTGTGAGAACACTGATAAATTATCATTATGGGGCTTTAAAAAAGTCAACTTGTGAAAGAggagctgatggcgtcagttttTGCAGGGAATGCTTGTGACAACTAGAATTCTACAAGGATTCTCCCCCTCGGGTGGGCAGGGGAAGCACTTGCCTGAGGAGCTTTCAAGAACTCGAAGAGCAATTACTGGTCAAGCCACATGCTTTAAGTGGCAACTATTTTTACAGCTGAAAGAAACCTGGAAACATAATACATTTCATTTAAAGCAGGCAGCACAGAAGAATCATGAACTAAAATctattacactccacaaatgacaCAATGCAATCTGTGTcaaccttttttttaaaggtttcacTTTACTTGTGAAAAACAGGGCCAAAATGCCCAGGATGGCCCAGAAGGAGCAAATTCATCTCAATGCCCTCAGATGAAACCTCAGTTACTGGTAATTGCACATTTCAATCGGTGTCCCTTTTCAAGAGGTTTTTCTTGGGAAATTACCGAGACCAGGACCTTTAAAACCAGTTTTTCTAATCATTGCGCTACAACACTGAACTTGCATTAAACCTGAAAAGCGGTCACGACTCATTCCacaattaaaaagcaaagaacGGTGACTACTTATATGTGGAAGCCTGTTCTTTTGCTGAAACACCCCTCTCTCTACCAAGAGGCTAAATGAGCCATTCCTCCCCTCTCCTGTGGAGGACCATTTGCCTTTTAAAATCAAACCTTGGTGTGGTTGTTTAGGATTACTTTGTctcttttaaaaagcaatgaatgACTCTTCAGCCTCAGGAAACTGGCCTCTCCAAACTAGTCCTTTATGAATGCATGAGTTAACAATCCTCTAACACTTTTTCCTAAGTCAAAATGTGCTGCGACCAGGCATCCCGGTCAGCCTTTTAGCACCATTGACTATTGTTCACAAGCAATTTCACGCTGTTGTGGGCTTGTCCTCCCCACCCCGTGTGAGGTAAGGTACAAAAGGCCATCAGAGCTCTTGCTATTTAAAATCATTATCTATGTTACTGCTCTGTCCAAGGTTCAGCCTGGGGGATTTGTGGCTAAAGAACCTCTGGGGAAAACTGCAACTAGACTCTCAAAAGTATGGGACAGAGTGTGTCCAAAGACAAAAGAGCATTTGCAGGGAGTTTCCTGGAAGGGACTTAATTGTGGCTACTCTTCCTCCCGGTAGCTGCCATTGTTTTTACTAAACTCTGAACTCTGCAAAGACACCAACCTGCCACATTATTCCCAGCCCCACAGCCAGTGACTAGTGTGATGTCTGGGACATCACAGCCCCTACTGGAGCTCAGAGTAGGGATAAGGAAATGAATAGAGCCAAAGACTCCAATTACCTAATTCTTTTAAAAGGATGGCACATGACAGGGCTTAGCGAGTTCCTGATGTCCTAAAAGAAGGTATCGACTTTTACCACTTCAAAATACAAATTAGGGGTAATCTACAGAGAATACAGggcttttttgggggggggagaAGCATTatcatagaaaaatatattttagaatatcTTCTCAAATTGTGAAAAGAAACCAGTGTAGAGACTTGTGATGGAACTTCTTAGATGCAGCGATATAAATATGTAGCAAGACTGATTAGATTACTGCCATTTCAAAGTCACACTGTTATTCAATGGTAATAAATATCATGTAGTAAGAATAAAGTACTGATAGCATCCTTGATATTTATCATTAGCTTTCTATAGCAGAAACCATCACAGAGGCACAAAAAAATCTgcttctgttgaaaagtctgttgaaattttgaaaaagcagaaaacagcttATATAACTTGTTCTTCATGAAACAGTAATTAGATTAGGTAAAACACCTCTCCCCAGTAGGCAAAGGTAAATTTTGACGTTCCTGAGGATTACTCTTTTgcaatttgttaattttttaagaataaaaacaagGAGGTCCACAGAtacaattttaaagaattttgcATAAAATGTAAACATAGTTAGGATCTATTTACATGGTCAGAATTGGGAAAAGTTTTTTTATATGATTCAGAGTTGGTCTTAAATGTTTATGATATAATGCTTGGGTATTTGTAACATTTATTCTATAATTTTCTATCCATGCTAGAACATTCTTCCCCCATGGCCTCAATTTTGACATCATAGGGTTCTAAATTAAAATGGATTTTTGAAAGACATGCTTAAACATAAATAAACAGCTAACTTGTTCTGATTCCAAGTGCACCATATGGCAGATGTCATTTACACATTCTCATCATAATAGGCAAAATGCCCCTCACTTTAAGCATCTTGTGTTCTGTTAATTTGTTTAATTAATGTCCTGTTTCAAGTGCTTTTGATAACCAGGGAATGCCCTACAGAAAATCTCTTGGAAAGTGTCTGCATTAATCTGTTGTATGTTCAGATTTCTCTACTGGGCGCTTTTGGAAGCAAACTTTCCTGAACAGAGATCACAATTAAATAACTGTTAGACTCTATCTCAACTAAATTTTCAGCAGGGCAGAGCCTGGGCATGCTGCCCTTCACAGCAGAGTACGACAAATAGTGGTTGGAGGATTTCAGTGAACCAAAGCCGACAGGCAGCAGTGCGGAGAGTCTAGGTGAACGTGAACCGAGGCACCAGCACTGTTCCCCATTTAAGGCGCCGTCAAGAGCTGGTCCACTGGGTCCACAGTCAGCCAGTGTAGGCTTTTTTTGTCCATCAGTCATTGAGGACACATAGAGATTCATATTAAATTGTGTCCTGATATGTTTGTGATTAtttcataaaacagaaaaatctgaagtCCTTGCTCTCTAGTAGCTCTGAGTTCCATCCCACCATCTCCACAGACCCCATGTTCCTGTGAGGCACTAAAGAGGCCTGATGAGTCTTCCCACTTTTCACTTGATGAGGACTTCCGCAGACAGATGCCGTGGTTCACCCATCGCATAGCAAGATCACGAAGCACGCTGTTCTTCTTCCAACACGTCCTTCCACAACGTGTTGCTGACCATCACTTGCATCAGGGACTCAGCAGGATATGATCATCTCTCTCCCAAGGACCACCTGCTGCACACCACACTGGCTGGGAACCGACAGAGGTGCTTCACCAAAATGAATCCCGTGTCACTGAGGTCACAGGTctgaggttcaaggaaaaaagtcatcagcaagaagAATCTAGAAGTCTCTGTCGAGCATTCTTCTCACCGTTATTTCTTTTAGTTTCATTATGTACATTCAAATCTGTCAAAATGGAAAACAAGTATTTACAAGAGAAGTCACACAGCAGGAACCACCAGCACGAGTCAGCTTCTGCTATAAGGTGACCTCTTGTTCTCTGCCTATCCAGCATTTGGTTCTTAGCCAAATTTCAGAGCACAGCGAAGTCCGGTGAGGGCAGCAATTAAATCAATAAACTCTCAGTCCTCTTCGAAAGACAGGACAACAGACAAGAGGATCAGAAGTACAGGGAGAAAAGCCAgcaaataagacaaaaatatgcAAGAATGACAGCAAGGAGGAATAGCTTGAGCAGGAGGTGGAGGGCGCAACAAAGAGATTGAGCagaaaagggagggaaaagtcCCAAGAAAGCACGGACGCTTTCCTTCTTGGGAGCTTCAGGGAAGCAGcaattctttccctctctcttccagTACTGAGGGCTTTCACCCAAGCCCACACTGGAACAACTGGTTTAACAATGCTGGGCAGGTAAAGACTGTCAATCATTCATAAGCGGCAGCTACCAAGGCTCTCTGTGGGCTTCCTCAGCCTCTACCCTGACCGCTAAGCCTACCTTTGAGCTCTGCCATTTGGTTCCCTGGCTCCTCTCCCGTCGTGTCTGCAGGCTTGGGTTTTTTGCCATCGACAACATCCGTCTTGATCATGCCAAGGTTGGTCAGGAAAAGCATTGGGTCGATGCCCTGACCACTGCTTTTAATGTTCTCCAGTACCTTAAGACACCTGTATGACTTGAGCTCACTTATATTCTCCTCCAAGAAAAGATTGTAGAGACTCAAGTCATTGTACCCTTCAGACTTGAAATGCAGGACATCAAACGTGGGCAGGATTTCATATGCTTTGAGAACATCCGTCTTCTGTCGGAATGGGACAAACAGCGTGTAGACAACCACGGGAGCCAGCAGAACATAAACCATGAGGTTAATGAAGCTGAGCAACTGGAAGATGCCGACTGCAATGAGTTTGCACTGGAACCGATCAGGGACGGTGCTGTCATTTCTCAGGATCCCTGATTTGATGCTGCAGACAAATTCATCTGAGAGGGAGGAGAGACTAAAGTAATAGCCCAGGTACGTGCATGCTAACAGTATAACCGTGAGTGTTAGCACCCGGCAGCTGATGTACTTGACAATTAAATTATTggagtttttctttgtcttcaagtACTGCTCCACAATGGGGTACTTGAAGTGGCTTTCAGATATCTCCCACAGactaaaaaacagagagaaacaaaaataatttaagccCTTACCAAGACCATCAAATATTAAAGACATAAACAATGCGACATCACACTAAAAATCTCCAAGGCCTTCCTACCCATCGTTTTCTACTTATAACTTCATTAGCAGATCAGAGAATaaaaccaagttaaaaaaaaaaaaaagaggaaagaaaagcaagaataAAACACTTTcccctttaatattttaaaggtcTGGTCAGTtatatgagttttaaaaaaaaagatttttggaACACCTGGCACCTAGTAAAtgttaaatgtttgttaaatgaatttgGTAGTTCTtattctgtgtttttaaaaagctgtaatTTTCTCCTCAAGAGTgcagaacaaagaagaaatttcCAGCCCAATTAGAACACTTATGTCTCCTGTAGGTGGGTGGTGGGAAGCAGACAGCTCAGTGGGTATGGGCTCAGGTCCCAGCTCTCCCACTGGTAGCATTAGGGTACTGTGCATTTTTATGTGGGAAAAAAAGGTTGGGGGGATAATAAACACAGTCATAACGATGTGCTcatggttaaatgagataatatactgAGAGAACTCATCAGTGCCTGGGATTTGTTAAGAATTTCTATTTAAGAGCTATTCATATTATTAGTAGTAGTGTTGATAACAAGAACCAGAGGAAGACTGTGGAGGAGGCCTTGTCCAACTGTCCCGCCTTCTCTACAGCAGTGCTCTAAGCTCAGGAGCCTCATGATTCTCCAAGTCCTCTGTTACGGAGTCGTCAAAGCCAGCCAGCCACGCCTGGCCTGTCACCCCTACTAGGGCTGCAGTTTAGAATGGAAGACAGTGGCATTTCACTCCACAAGGGAAGGACCCTTGATGTGAggacaggggctggggcaggcaggCGGGGGTGAGACTGGGAGAGGGGTCTTCCTGGCTCTCCCTGAGAGTGCCTCTAGGGGGGTGTGGGAACCCTAAGCTCAGCCAGGCCGGACAAGGGCTGAGAGCTCACACCCTGACACCTGACGAGACACCTGCTGGGGGCCAAGTTACCTTTGCCCTACGTTCTCGCTAACACCCGGACCCGGGCAGGCACCGTCGGTCACGTCCAGGTCACGCACACTCTTTGCGGCTTTAATTGCACGGTTGTAAACTTTGTCAAGTTCTTCCATGATAAACTTCAGATCTGAGCAGAGGTGAGGAGCAGCTGTGAAACGCCAGAAAAGAAAGGGCAGGTACAGGAGGATCGCAACCAGCAGCAGGATGTAGGGGAAGAACTGAAAAACAAGACAGGGAATCGGGGGGTCAAGAGACTCCCCACTGAAGCGACCCGACCGCACTAGGTGCTGCTCTCGGTTTCCTCATTTGGACGTGTGCGCCTCTGTCACTTACGGTCACCAAGTGCCTTATCTAATAACCACTTCCCATGGCTAAATTCACCTGCTCAGCTATCTGATACCAGTAACTACCATTTTTCTCCCCCTTCAACGGACTGTGAAGTAATGTGAAGTAACTGGCGACTACGTGGTGGCAGATGGTGTCTCCTCTCTaatcagaaggaaaagaaaaagaaaattactcccACGAATTTCAGAGTAATCTGTCAATAAAACCCCAATTAAGGAACAGGCAAATGTCACTGGTCTCTGCTGGGTTTTTTAATTACTGTGGTTTTAGGAGGTCACTAAGGCTTACagctctgctgttgttttttattccttctcAGAAATCTGGGGGAACGACAAAGTCAAAACAAATAACTGTACTCAAAACAAGTTAGAAATATTGTGGTTTCAGGGATGCAGTCATCACCTCCAGTGAAGAGCTGAATAGTTAAAATTCACAGGATGCGGAAGGGACCTCCCGCGCTGGGACAGACCTGAGAACCCTCACTTTATAGCTGGATGATCTCAAGTCCGGAGCGGCCAAGCACAGTGGAACACAGTCAAGAGGGCAGCGTCCAGATGTGGATGTATATGCAACACTAATGTGAAGGGACGCAGAGGCCGGCCATCTAACAGACGGTCTCACAACAGTAACGCTGAAGCAGTGAAGAGTACATAGTATTCCAAGATAGCTGTGATTTCTGTGGATGACAAAGCCACAGGTCCCATTCCTACCACTATGGACTGCAGCTATGTTCATACATAGTTTTGTTAAGACTTTAGTTAGAAGCACATATGGAATAAAGCTGTCTTGTTTTCCTATCCCAGTTCGCGGACGTCCCAATGCTATCAGGGAGCCATGTTAGGAATCCCTGCCCctgaaggaagagagaaatagcGCACACAGCTCTGAACCTTTGCCAAGCACTCTCACCAATACAGCTGCTTCTCTTTGGGGTTCTGGCATAGGATGTGGTCTCTCAAAACTATTACCCCAACTTGCAAAGGGCGGCTACACAAATGACACATACAGCAGGCTGTATTTTGGCTACATAATTCATCACTGGCTGCTGCAGTGAGaaagtttgttccttcagtccttGCCCACTCTGGAGGGTGCCCTTTGGCATAAAATGTAACTGCATGACACAGAGTGTGTGCGGCTTCGATAACCAAGAGAGCCATGCATTTTCTTTGTGAACCACAGAGGAAGGCTCTTTCTAACCTGGGGCTGTGAAATGTTTTTATAAGTCACTTTTGTTTCAAATAGCTTTGAAATAGCAGTTTACCTCaaactgttttcctgaattaAAAAGTGACTGTTTACAGTCTTTTGCAATTTTTCTAACATGCCCACATGGTGCAATAATGAGTACCAATGAGTGGTTCAGCATAGCTTAGTATAATtagaaaaatgaacatttaaaggTATTGCATACTGGGTGTTTGCTTTCTCCTAAAATACAACCTTATACCTTGATCACCTCTGTAGGAATGTAGTTAAAGGCCCCATTTCTTGATATTCCCCACAGTTAAACCTCttttttatcaaaaataaaaaggcaacttcTGGTGAATCAGCAACAAGGTGGCATTAAAATCAGCTCAATGAAACAGGAATccaataaaatgttaaattatagTCTTTAAAATCCTTTTGTCTAAGGCACATGCACAAACTGCTGAGCTCTGTGAGTGCATCTGCTGGATGGGAACAGCTTTGTTCATAAGCTCCGTCTACTCCAAATCAGGTCAAGAAGCTCAGCATCTCTCAAAGCTCTGATTGCACAGCTCCGTACAATGTCCACATTAGCACTGAGCTCTTCCACGGATAGTGAAGCTTCTCAAAGCAAAGTGGAACTAAGGACTTGGTGCAATTTTCAGTCCATTTGCCTTaaaaatttgtgttgtttctagAAGTGTATTTAGAACAACAGAACCTCCAGGTGGAAGGAACACTGGAGGGGATCTGGTCCCACCTCCCTCCAAGTTCAAATCCCCTCTACCTCATCCAAGGCAAAGGAGTGTCCAGTGAGGACTGAACAGTGCCTCCCCTGAAATGTGTGTGATCATGTCTTCTGAGATGAAAGGCAGATGGGTAAATGCATTCAAAAACATCTCTTGGGCATCAGGCAGTGGGCTGGAAGCATGGCCCCCACAGATGAAATGCAGGGTCTGCTCCAGGACCACACAGGCCAAGGGGGAACacaaatgaataattaaataatcAAAGCACAGATGTGATGGCCACAAAATAGGTAGGTACTAAGTACTCAGGGCGTAGAAATGTCCTTGGGGAGGTCAGGGAAGGTTTTGTAAAAGAGGTTCCATCTGAACTATGTGTTACAGTGCAGTGAGGCAAAAAAGGAACATAAAATAAAGCCATTATTACGTTGACTCAGCTTAAATTGCACCTGCTCTGTGGCCCACCAGACATcttcttccctctgcctagaatccTTTCTCCTTGTTGGCCTGGTGGATTCTCACCCATCCAGGGCACCAGAGGAAAAAGCCCACAGTGAAGAGGCCATAAGAGCTGAGGCTGGAAGGGTACTAGGTTGAATGATATCCCCCCAAACTCATGTCCACTCACAAACTCAGGATGTGCGATTCTTTGGAAACAgaatctttgcagatgtaattaggtaAGATGAGTCACACTAAATCCGGGCCCTCACCCAGTGAAGGGTGCCCCTCTAAGAAGGCCACACAGGGTAggagccatgtgaagacagaggcagagactgaacaAGCCCAGGAACACCGCAGGTCACTGGCAACCACCCGAAACTAGAAGGGAGGCCCCCTCTGAGTCCCCAAGAAGGAACCTGCctgatgacaccttgatttctggctcctggcttccagaactatgagagaatataaatttgtattgttCCATGCTACTACGTTTGTGGTAATCTGTTACAGCAGTCCTAGGAAACTCATACAAAGAGAAGCAGGGACGAAATTATAAAGCCCTTGGCTTCCCACATTATACACAATGGGAAGCCACTGGTGGAGGGCGTGATGAAAATTTCTTTTAGAAAGATTACTAGAGCAGTGGAGAAGGGAACACGCTGGAGAGGAGCAGACGCGGTAGGAGGCTCCTGCAGCAGAGGTGGGAGGCGATCAGCCCGAGACTGAGGCAGCAGCAGTGGGAACAGGGAAGACAGATTTGAGTGCTGTCGAGGGGCAACACGCCTGGCAGTGCCTACATGGAGgcaagggatggagaaggggaggagCTGAGGCAGATTCTGGGTGTCTAGGCTATGCCAGGGTAAGGATGGTGATCCCATCAGttgaaataaagaaacaaagaggAACAGATTCAGAACAGAGGGGAGTGAGGTGGGAGACAGAGACCTAAGAAGATGAGAAACTTTGCACACAAGGTACCTGTCATCAAGACCAGCCTGGTGGAGATGTATAAAAGATAACTGAACATAGAGGAAGAAAACCTGGCTGGCCTTACAATTCAGGATGGTTAGGGCCATCAGCAAGGCTCAGATTATCCAAGGACAATGTGTAGAAGGAGACAAGAGGACCAGGGAGGGATGTGAGACCCTAACATGTAAGGGTCCCGCAAAAAGAGAATCGTGGAAGAAATGGGAGGGAATGGTCAGAAAGCAGGAAGCAGGTAAACCAAGAACACACTGCATTAAGGAAATGATATaaaaagacacatgaaagatgcttgTTCTTGGCTATGTGTGGTTTGTACAGTAACCAATTTAATGATAATCCCAAATATGGAAAGTCAAGAGGGTAGGGCTACCCAGGAAGGCTAACGTATTCCATGAGCAGCTTACAGATGACAGAGAAGAAAGGTAGTAGGCCATTCTAATCTGTACTCAAGAGAAGAGAAGTCAAGGTGGCAGGCTCCATGATTCATGACATTCTGGGAGGGACCTAACATGAGAGACATGGAGAAGAGAAGACAGTAAAGTATTTGCGTGAAGAGGGAAAAGACCCCTGTCAACAGAAGTAGGCCCAAATCACCATGAAGCAAGGAAAAACTTGCCTGAAACCCTGTATGAAAATGGAACGAACTGTCAGTGAGGCAAGAGTTCCCTTCCAGCGGATCACCTGGGAGGGCTTTCAAACTCTAGATCAGGGTGGGCAAACTTTCCTGCAAAGGGTCAGACGGTAAACGTTTGTGAGTCATACAGCCTCTattgcaactattcaactctgttACAGTATAAAAGCAGACACGGATAATGTGTAGATGAGTGGGCAGGGCTGTGTTACAATAAAACTATTTGCAGCCACGGGATGGGCTAGATTTGGCTGTGGCATGTATGTCCTAGTTTGTCAACCTGTGCTCTGGATCCCTGCTTCTCAAAGAGTGGTCCGCACACCAAAAACTTTAGTATCACCTGGGAGTTTGTGAGAAAGACAGAATGCAGGCTCCCGTCAGACCTACTGAATCTAAGTCTACAAGATCCCTAGGTGACTTGCATGCACACAGAATTGGGGAAACACTGGTCTGGATGGATGAGTGGAGCCCAAgttggaccagcagcatcagaatCTGCTGGGAAGCTGATAAAAACCATAGTGCTGGCCTTCACCCCACAGGTGCCGACCTAGTGGTCTGGCTGGGGCTCGGGACTTGTATTTTCACAAGCCTCCCTGGGTAATGGTAAGTTTTGAGGTGGGGAGCCTCAGAGGACCCCTCCAAACTCAGTTTTTGCGAATCCACTTGAGAGATACCACTCTGTTAATTCTATTTTCTTGTTCttgctgtgttttttttgtttgttttttcagtcaaaactctgcttttctgtttcagaaagaaatcttgcctaaCAGTAGCCCACATCATGAACTTAAACGAAGAGAACCAACGGTCAAAAAAAAAGGCCAGTTATCAAATAGTCTTAGGGCGCCATCTG from Manis pentadactyla isolate mManPen7 chromosome 9, mManPen7.hap1, whole genome shotgun sequence includes the following:
- the PANX1 gene encoding pannexin-1 isoform X2 codes for the protein MSSISVSLDSGTQISCFSPSSFSWRQAAFVDSYCWAAVQQRDSLQGDSGNLPLWLHKFFPYILLLVAILLYLPFLFWRFTAAPHLCSDLKFIMEELDKVYNRAIKAAKSVRDLDVTDGACPGPGVSENVGQSLWEISESHFKYPIVEQYLKTKKNSNNLIVKYISCRVLTLTVILLACTYLGYYFSLSSLSDEFVCSIKSGILRNDSTVPDRFQCKLIAVGIFQLLSFINLMVYVLLAPVVVYTLFVPFRQKTDVLKAYEILPTFDVLHFKSEGYNDLSLYNLFLEENISELKSYRCLKVLENIKSSGQGIDPMLFLTNLGMIKTDVVDGKKPKPADTTGEEPGNQMAELKDLNVHNETKRNNGEKNARQRLLDSSC
- the PANX1 gene encoding pannexin-1 isoform X1, whose protein sequence is MAIAHLATEYVFSDFLLKEPSEPKFKGLRLELAVDKMVTCIAVGLPLLLISLAFAQEISIGTQISCFSPSSFSWRQAAFVDSYCWAAVQQRDSLQGDSGNLPLWLHKFFPYILLLVAILLYLPFLFWRFTAAPHLCSDLKFIMEELDKVYNRAIKAAKSVRDLDVTDGACPGPGVSENVGQSLWEISESHFKYPIVEQYLKTKKNSNNLIVKYISCRVLTLTVILLACTYLGYYFSLSSLSDEFVCSIKSGILRNDSTVPDRFQCKLIAVGIFQLLSFINLMVYVLLAPVVVYTLFVPFRQKTDVLKAYEILPTFDVLHFKSEGYNDLSLYNLFLEENISELKSYRCLKVLENIKSSGQGIDPMLFLTNLGMIKTDVVDGKKPKPADTTGEEPGNQMAELKDLNVHNETKRNNGEKNARQRLLDSSC